From a region of the Cyprinus carpio isolate SPL01 chromosome A18, ASM1834038v1, whole genome shotgun sequence genome:
- the LOC109083988 gene encoding glycine amidinotransferase, mitochondrial, which produces MLRVRCLRGGSRGAEAAHLIGAMVSLTGEWGRAASGWVSRVFRSTSSSAAAQLPLTVDEPVTEHAPEDCPVCAFNEWDPLEEVIVGRAENACVPPFTVEVKANTYEKYWPFYQQYGGQTFPKDHVKKAVTEIEEMCNILQHEGVTVRRPEPIDWSVEYKTPDFTSTGMYAAMPRDILIVVGNEIIEAPMAWRARFFEYRAYRPLIKEYFRRGAKWTTAPKPTMSDELYDQDYPIRTVEDRHKLAAQGKFVTTEFEPCFDAADFIRAGTDIFVQRSQVTNFMGIEWMRRHLAPTYKIHIISFKDPNPMHIDATFNIIGPGLVLSNPDRPCRQIEMFKKAGWTVVTPPTPLIPDNNPLWMSSKWLSMNVLMLDEKRVLVDANEMTIQKMFENLGIKTIKVNIRHANSLGGGFHCWTTDVRRRGTLQSYFL; this is translated from the exons ATGCTGCGTGTCCGATGCCTGAGAGGAGGGAGCCGCGGAGCAGAAGCTGCTCATCTGATCGGCGCTATGGTGAGTCTCACCGGAGA GTGGGGTCGCGCGGCGTCGGGATGGGTGTCGCGCGTGTTCCGGAGCACCTCGAGTTCCGCCGCCGCGCAGCTGCCGCTCACGGTGGACGAGCCGGTTACTGAGCACGCGCCCGAGGACTGCCCCGTGTGCGCGTTCAACGAGTGGGACCCGCTCGAGGAGGTGATCGTAGGGCGAGCCGAGAACGCCTGCGTCCCCCCGTTCACCGTGGAGGTCAAG GCCAACACCTATGAGAAATACTGGCCCTTCTACCAGCAGTACGGGGGACAGACATTCCCGAAGGACCACGTGAAGAAAGCAGTCACTGAAATCGAGGAAATGTGCAATATTCTGCAGCATGAGGGCGTTACAGTGAGACGACCGGAACCCATCGACTGGTCAGTGGAGTATAAAACCCCTGACTTCACCTCCACCg GCATGTACGCAGCCATGCCGAGAGACATTCTGATCGTGGTGGGAAACGAGATCATCGAGGCCCCAATGGCCTGGAGGGCCCGGTTCTTTGAGTACCGTGCGTATCGGCCCCTCATTAAGGAGTACTTCAGGCGGGGAGCCAAGTGGACCACTGCACCCAAACCCACCATGAGTGACGAGCTGTACGATCAG gattaCCCCATCCGCACCGTGGAGGACAGACATAAGCTGGCCGCTCAGGGGAAGTTTGTCACCACTGAGTTCGAGCCGTGTTTCGATGCTGCAGACTTCATCAGGGCCGGCACTGATATCTTTGTACAGAGGAGTCAG GTTACAAACTTCATGGGCATCGAGTGGATGAGACGTCACCTCGCCCCCACCTACAAGATCCACATCATCTCCTTCAAAGACCCCAACCCCATGCACATCGACGCCACCTTCAACATCATCGGCCCGGGGCTGGTGCTGTCCAACCCGGATCGGCCCTGCAGGCAG ATCGAGATGTTCAAGAAGGCTGGCTGGACTGTGGTGACTCCTCCAACTCCTCTTATTCCAGACA ATAATCCGTTGTGGATGTCATCCAAATGGCTCTCGATGAATGTCTTGATGCTGGATGAGAAGCGTGTGCTGGTGGACGCTAACGAGATGACCATACAGAAGATGTTTGAGAATCTGG GTATTAAGACCATTAAAGTCAACATCCGGCACGCTAACTCTCTGGGAGGAGGCTTTCACTGCTGGACGACGGACGTGCGCCGCCGCGGGACGCTCCAGTCGTACTTCCTCTAG
- the LOC109083985 gene encoding LOW QUALITY PROTEIN: high affinity cAMP-specific and IBMX-insensitive 3',5'-cyclic phosphodiesterase 8A-like (The sequence of the model RefSeq protein was modified relative to this genomic sequence to represent the inferred CDS: deleted 2 bases in 1 codon) translates to MGCASSFHISDRVVSQRGKESEDSQNCPQPGHIKPSNACQSTLTEVRFGPMKLYEDQLQVLLVFAKDDAQSNSFCGACERAGFRCNVARTPEAALESFQEKKHDLIIMDHRHSRFFDAEALCRSIRAISCSQNTVIVAVVKRPDREEATVMPLISAGFNRRYVENSNMMSCYNELIQLHHGEIRAQIKLRACNAVFTALEQSQEAIEISSEDHIIQYVNPAYECIMGYQRGELLKENTEVPKSEQNKPDLLDNISSCLRRGKEWQGVYYAKKKNGDSVQQNVKMTPVVGQGGKIRHCVSVNRPLNDHNKTEKPCERVQAESQTDIQQFCKHKDRRKGSLDVRSTTSRGSDGSSQRRYSSMARIHSMTIEAPITKVINIINAAQESSPMPVAEALDRVLEILRTTELYSPQLGTKEEDPHTNDLVGGLMTDGLRRLSGNEYILATKQLHHIPGHLTTPLSLNDIPPCIAQTMENEDSWDFDIFSLESATIKRPLTYLGLKIFSRFGVCEFLSCPEATLRSWLQIIEANYHSSNSYHNSTHAADVLHATAYFLCKERVKQSLDPIDEVAALIAAAVHDVDHPGRTNSFLCNAGSELAILYNDTAVLESHHAALAFQITTRDDKCNIFKNMERNEYRTLRQAVIDMVLATEMTKHFEHVNKFVNSINKPLAALEENGDNGDEDSVKSILTTPENRILVKRMLIKCADISNPCRPLELCIEWAGRISEEYFAQTDEEKQQGLPVVMPVFDRNTCSIPKSQISFIDYFITDMFDAWDAFADLPNLMQHLDNNFRYWKSLDEKKLRSLRPPPE, encoded by the exons ATGGGCTGCGCCTCCAGCTTCCACATCTCCGATCGGGTGGTT TCACAGCGCGGGAAAGAGTCCGAGGACTCGCAGAACTGCCCTCAGCCGGGCCACATCAAGCCCAGCAACGCCTgtcag AGCACGTTAACAGAGGTGCGGTTTGGACCAATGAAGCTGTATGAAGATCAGCTGCAG gtgcTGTTAGTGTTTGCCAAAGACGACGCTCAGAGTAACAGCTTCTGCGGGGCGTGTGAACGCGCTGGTTTCAGGTGTAACGTGGCCCGGACGCCAGAAGCGGCGCTGGAGAGTTTCCAGGAGAAGAAACACGATCTGATCATCATGGACCACAGACATTCCAGATTCTTTGACGCTGAAGCGCTCTGTCG ctcaATTCGAGCCATCAGCTGCTCTCAAAACACTGTGATCGTGGCTGTAGTGAAGAGG CCGGATCGTGAAGAAGCCACTGTGATGCCGCTGATATCAGCAGGATTTAacagg CGATATGTGGAGAACTCCAACATGATGTCCTGTTATAACGAACTCATCCAGCTCCATCATGGAGAAATACGAGCTCAGATCAAACTCAG agCCTGTAATGCTGTTTTTACTGCACTGGAACAGAGTCAGGAAGCCATTGAGATCAGCAGTGAAGATCATATCATACAG TACGTCAATCCAGCGTACGAGTGCATCATGGGATACCAGCGTGGAGAACTGCTGAAGGAAAACACTGAAGTGCCTAAGAGTGAACAAAACAAACCAGACCTGCTGGATAACATCAGCTCCTGCCTCCGCAGAGGGAAA gagtgGCAGGGGGTTTATTATGCCAAAAAGAAGAACGGAGACAGTGTGCAGCAGAATGTGAAGATGACGCCTGTCGTTGGACAGGGAGG TAAAATCAGGCACTGTGTGTCTGTTAACAGGCCTTTAAATGACCATAACAAG ACAGAAAAGCCCTGTGAGCGAGTCCAGGCCGAATCACAGACAG ATATTCAGCAGTTCTGCAAACACAAGGACCGCAGGAAAGGATCGCTGGACGTTCGCTCGACGACCTCTAGAGGAAGTGATG GAAGTTCTCAGAGGAGATACTCGTCTATGGCCAGAATCCACTCCATGACTATTGAAGCTCCCATCACTAAg gtgataaACATCATCAATGCGGCTCAGGAGAGCAGTCCGATGCCGGTGGCTGAAGCGCTGGACCGCGTGCTGGAGATCCTGCGGACGACAGAGTTATACTCTCCTCAGCTCGGTACTAAAGAGGAAGATCCTCACACCAACGACCTGGTGGGCGGACTGATGACT GACGGACTGCGCAGGTTATCAGGAAACGAGTACATCTTAGCCACAAAAC AGCTGCACCACATCCCAGGTCACCTGACCACACCACTGTCCCTCAACGATATCCCACCATGCATTGCTCAGACGATGGAAAACGAAGACTCGTGGGACTTTGATATTTTCAgcctggagtcagccaccataAAAcg GCCTTTAACGTATCTGGGTCTGAAGATCTTCTCGCGGTTCGGCGTCTGTGAGTTCCTGAGCTGTCCGGAGGCGACGCTGCGCTCCTGGCTGCAGATCATCGAGGCTAATTATCACTCCAGCAACTCCTACCACAACTCCACACACGCCGCAGACGTGCTGCACGCCACCGCATACTTCCTGTGCAAGGAGCGCGTCAAG CAAAGTCTGGACCCCATAGACGAGGTGGCGGCTCTGATCGCGGCTGCCGTGCATGATGTCGATCATCCAGGACGTACAAACTCCTTCCTGTGTAACGCAGGAAGTGAACTGGCCATTCTGTACAACGACACGGCTGTGCTGGAGAGTCACCACGCCGCGCTGGCCTTCCAGATCACCACACGAGACGACAAGTGCAACATCTTCAAGAACATGGAGAG GAACGAGTACCGCACGCTCCGGCAGGCCGTCATAGACATGGTCCTCGCCACTGAGATGACCAAACACTTCGAACACGTCAACAAGTTTGTCAACAGCATCAACAAACCGCTGGCAGCACTGGAGGAGAACGGG gataaCGGTGATGAGGACTCAGTGAAGAGCATCCTGACGACTCCAGAGAACAGGATCCTGGTGAAGCGGATGTTGATCAAATGTGCTGATATCTCGAACCCCTGCAGACCGCTGGAGCTGTGCATCGAGTGGGCCGGACGCATCTCAGAGGAGTATTtcgcacag ACGGATGAAGAGAAGCAGCAGGGTCTGCCGGTGGTGATGCCCGTGTTTGATCGCAACACCTGCAGCATTCCCAAATCACAGATCTCCTTCATCGACTACTTCATCACCGACATGTTCGACGCCTGGGACG CGTTTGCCGATCTGCCCAATCTAATGCAGCATCTGGACAACAACTTCAGATACTGGAAGAGTTTGGATGAGAAGAAGCTGCGCAGTCTGCGGCCGCCGCcggagtga